Genomic window (Aminivibrio sp.):
GAAGGTCGTGGACGGGCAGGAGAACCCCTGGGGCACCATCTTCCTGCAGAACTTCTTCGAGGTCCAGAAGTTCGCCACCGACACGGGACACGTCTATTCCCCCTTCGTGCTCCTCATCTCGAAGATCTTCTGGGACAAGCTGCCCGACGACCTGAAAAAGGTGGTCCAGGATGCCGCCGACCAGGCGAAGGTTCACAACCGGGAGATCAACCGGAAGATGAACGCCGAGTACCTGGAGAAGCTGAAGGAAAAGATGGAAGTGACCATCCTCACCCCGGAGCAGAAGGCCGCCTTCCAGAAGGCCTGTCAGCCTATCTACGACCAGTTCGCGGAGGATATCGGCAAAGACCTGATCAATGAAGTCCAGAAGCTCACCTCGGAATACAAGAAATAAACAGGCGTGTCGAAAACAGGCCGGCCTCCCCTTTAAGAGGAGGCCGGCCTGTTTTTCCCGTTCCGAAAAAGTGTCTACTTCATCCTGACGCCGATGCCCCGCTCCTCGTCAGTTCCCGGGACCAGGGAGTCGCAGAAGGCCGCGCAGATGCCCGCCACCGCCATGGGGGTCTTCAGGATGGCCCAGACCATGCCGCCCAGGGTCTGCAGGAAGGGATTGTAGTCAGGATTCATGAACAAGGACTGGTTCTGCTCGATCCAGCCGGGAAGGCCCATGGCCATGAGGAAGGCGAAACCGACGATGAGCACGTTCCTCTGGCTTCCCATGTCGGCTCTCATGAGCACCTGGATTCCCAGGGCGCCGATGGTGCCGAAGAGGGCGATGTACGCCCCGCCGATGACGGGGGAAGGCATGGTGGCCACCAGGGCGCCGAGCTTCGTCACGAAGCTCATGAGAATGAGGAGAACGGCTCCCGTGCGCACCACCCACCGGGAAGCCACGCCTGTGAGGCCGATGAGACCGATGTTCTCAGTGTAGGATGTGGTTCCCACCGATCCGAAGAGGCCGGACAGGGCGCAGTTGAGACCCTCGGCGCCGATGCCCCGGCTGATGGTTCCCTCGTCGGGGTCATCGAGCCCGGAGGCGTAGGAGACGGAGTGGTAGTCGCCCACGGATTCGATCATGACGGCGAAAAATCCGGCGAGCAGGGCTCCGAAGGCCAGCATGCTGAACTTGGGGGCACCCCAGGGCATGATGACATTGTAGCGCAGCCAGGGAGCCTCCGCAACCCTGCTGAGGTCCACGTGGGCGGGATGCCCGGCGGGGAAGACCCCGATCTTGGTCAGGCCGAGGCAGACCAGGTAGGTCAGAACGATGGAAGAGAGAATGGCGAAGATGTTGGCGTACTTGTTTTTGCTCACCAGGCTGAAGATGAAGATCAGGGCCACCACCATGAGGGAGATGGGCCAGTAGTTCGCCGCATTGAACTGGATGGCCGTGGGGGCGAGGGAGAAGCCGATGGCCATGATGACGGGGCCGATGACCACGGGGGTGATGATCTTGCGGATGTAGCCGATGATCCCCGTGTAGCCTATCACCGAGAGGATAATGCCGCCCAGAATGAGGCCGCCGCCCATGTACTGCATCACCACGTCGGGCCCCATGGCCTTGTAGGCGCCGATGATGGTCATTACCGACGGGATGAAACTGAAGCTCGAACCCTGGACTATGGGAAGGCCGGACCCGAGCTTCGGGTGTGTCTGGATGAGGGTGGCCACACCCATTCCGAAATAGACGCACGAAATCAGGGCCGCAATCTGGAGCTGGTCCATACCCATAGCCGGTCCGAAGATCAGGGGAACCAGCGTTGTGGCGCCGAACAGGGTCAGAACATGCTGGGCGCCCGCGAGAACCATGATGGGGAACGGGGGCCTGTCGAGCAATCCGTAGATTACTTTCTTTGCCATTGGCGAATACACCTCCTGTAAGTTGGTATTACTCCGAAGGAACCTTCACTTTTTCAAGGGCACCGGAAAACTCCTGCCGCACCTCCTTTCACGGAGAGTTCCCGCCTCGTGACATCCGGGAGCTGTCATCATCCCCCGAGGCGAGGAAATGGTTGACCAGCAGGTTCATGAGGACACCCACGGTAACGGCTATGAACACGTTGTTGTTCACGTACATCCTCCAGAAGGGAGTCAGCGTCGCAGCCCACTTCGCGCCCGCAGTGCTCGCGTAGAAGGGGAGCATGATGGCCATGCCGAGGGCCGTTCCGGCGACGAGGTTGTTCTTGAGATTCCGCTTCTCCGAAGTGATCACGTCAATGCCGGAGAACATGATGAGGCTCGCGCTGATGGCGAAGACGCCGCCGATGGCCGCCCTCGGAATGGAGGCGAGCATGACGGCAAGCTTCGGCGAGAGGCCGTACAGAAGGAACATCACCGCGGCCACCTGGGTGACGAACCTGCTGGCGATTCCCGTGGCGGCGATGATGCCGATGTTCTGGGTGTAGCTCGTCACCGGCAGGGCGCCGAGGAATCCGCTGGCGATGCATCCGGCTCCTTCCGCGGCGATTCCCCGGTTGATGTGCTTCACCCTGTAGCTCTCGCCGGAAACGGCGCAGGTGGCGGCATAGTCCCCCAGGGACTCGAAAATGGAGCCGATGTACCCGGTAAGTCCGCCGATGACGGCGGCGATGACAAAGGCCACTGCCGTGTCGGTGCCGTCAAGACCCCGGAAGGGGAACAGCTTCGGCATGGCGAACCAGGGCGCTTCGGCCACCCTTGCCCAGTCGTATTCTCCGAGAAGGGTCGCCGCGCCCACGCCCACGAGGAGAGTGGACACCAGGATGAATCCCCTGGACATGACCCCCCTGCACCGGAATTTCAAGAAGAGGGCCACCAGGAAGGCCGCGAGGGCGAGCGCCAGGTGGATCTGCCTGCCGCTGCCGAAGATCCACGTGAGGGAGATCCGTGCGGCCACAAACCCGATGGTGGCCA
Coding sequences:
- a CDS encoding solute carrier family 23 protein, coding for MAKKVIYGLLDRPPFPIMVLAGAQHVLTLFGATTLVPLIFGPAMGMDQLQIAALISCVYFGMGVATLIQTHPKLGSGLPIVQGSSFSFIPSVMTIIGAYKAMGPDVVMQYMGGGLILGGIILSVIGYTGIIGYIRKIITPVVIGPVIMAIGFSLAPTAIQFNAANYWPISLMVVALIFIFSLVSKNKYANIFAILSSIVLTYLVCLGLTKIGVFPAGHPAHVDLSRVAEAPWLRYNVIMPWGAPKFSMLAFGALLAGFFAVMIESVGDYHSVSYASGLDDPDEGTISRGIGAEGLNCALSGLFGSVGTTSYTENIGLIGLTGVASRWVVRTGAVLLILMSFVTKLGALVATMPSPVIGGAYIALFGTIGALGIQVLMRADMGSQRNVLIVGFAFLMAMGLPGWIEQNQSLFMNPDYNPFLQTLGGMVWAILKTPMAVAGICAAFCDSLVPGTDEERGIGVRMK
- a CDS encoding solute carrier family 23 protein yields the protein MASYDPEQLVFEQEVVSSITPVLGIEDRPKTFLETLFYAWQVTLVDFTPFIWAGMFVTLAGLPQSVLPVMISTCFLAMGVGTLIQTTVGNRLPIVQGPSASVLSAMGPVTAMYGFPAMWGAVFVGGILEVLLGMSRVLGKIRKFIPPVVTGSVVATIGFVAARISLTWIFGSGRQIHLALALAAFLVALFLKFRCRGVMSRGFILVSTLLVGVGAATLLGEYDWARVAEAPWFAMPKLFPFRGLDGTDTAVAFVIAAVIGGLTGYIGSIFESLGDYAATCAVSGESYRVKHINRGIAAEGAGCIASGFLGALPVTSYTQNIGIIAATGIASRFVTQVAAVMFLLYGLSPKLAVMLASIPRAAIGGVFAISASLIMFSGIDVITSEKRNLKNNLVAGTALGMAIMLPFYASTAGAKWAATLTPFWRMYVNNNVFIAVTVGVLMNLLVNHFLASGDDDSSRMSRGGNSP